In Bernardetia sp., a genomic segment contains:
- a CDS encoding PP2C family protein-serine/threonine phosphatase, with the protein MSEKTTEALDELELKKIELDSLIDIIKSINGNIPEQDLYRTFMFTLRSYPYISKMTLYVLDEDTEVDASRNKWFNKEGFGTMANYRDVVLPNEILEIDKVSSTVNFNHLAPFNEFCFLVPIHHKKEVLAYLFLGRAYESLTEEDLDLPFIQALSDIIIVAVENKKLARKQKIQEAFNRQLEIASEVQSLLLPKCLPNEEKFSVVASYYPHHNVGGDYYDYIQINEDEFLLCVADVSGKGFPAAILMSNFQAALRTMARQTTDLKRIVEELNHLIIQNSGGGHFITAFFFIYNKKTKSAVYINAGHNAPILMHNASLVQHLEEGTTILGTFDTLPFLTVATINDLSDFLIFCYTDGFTETAAENGEEFGEDKLLEGVRENFSHSHQELHERLFDKLHLFKGNNPYPDDITLLSCRVKK; encoded by the coding sequence ATGTCAGAAAAAACAACAGAAGCCTTAGACGAACTAGAACTCAAAAAAATTGAGTTAGATTCTCTTATCGACATCATAAAGTCTATCAATGGTAATATCCCAGAACAGGATTTATACCGTACTTTTATGTTCACATTGCGTTCTTATCCTTATATTTCTAAAATGACACTCTATGTTTTGGATGAAGACACAGAAGTAGATGCCAGTCGAAATAAGTGGTTTAATAAGGAAGGTTTTGGTACGATGGCTAATTATAGGGATGTGGTGTTGCCAAATGAAATACTAGAAATAGATAAAGTTTCTTCAACCGTTAATTTCAACCATTTAGCTCCCTTCAATGAGTTTTGTTTTCTTGTTCCTATTCATCACAAAAAGGAAGTTTTGGCATATTTATTTTTAGGAAGAGCCTACGAGTCACTGACCGAAGAAGATTTAGACTTACCTTTTATTCAAGCGCTTAGTGATATTATTATTGTAGCAGTAGAAAACAAAAAACTGGCGAGAAAACAAAAAATACAAGAAGCCTTCAATCGCCAACTAGAAATAGCAAGCGAAGTACAGTCATTGCTTTTGCCAAAGTGTTTGCCAAATGAAGAAAAGTTTAGTGTGGTAGCAAGTTATTATCCTCATCATAACGTAGGAGGAGATTATTACGATTATATACAAATCAATGAAGATGAATTTTTGCTTTGTGTAGCCGATGTTTCTGGAAAAGGCTTTCCTGCTGCTATCTTGATGTCTAATTTTCAAGCTGCTTTGCGTACTATGGCACGCCAAACTACAGATTTAAAAAGAATTGTAGAAGAACTCAATCATCTTATTATTCAAAATTCGGGTGGAGGACATTTCATAACAGCATTCTTTTTCATCTATAATAAGAAAACCAAATCAGCTGTTTATATCAATGCAGGACACAATGCACCTATTTTGATGCACAACGCAAGCCTTGTTCAGCACTTAGAGGAAGGAACAACTATTTTAGGTACGTTTGATACATTACCTTTTCTTACAGTAGCTACCATAAATGACCTAAGCGATTTTCTGATTTTCTGTTATACTGATGGCTTTACTGAAACGGCAGCCGAAAATGGAGAAGAGTTTGGCGAAGATAAATTATTAGAAGGTGTCAGAGAAAATTTCAGCCACTCACACCAAGAACTTCACGAACGATTGTTTGACAAACTTCACCTTTTTAAAGGAAATAATCCGTATCCAGATGATATTACTTTGCTTTCTTGTAGAGTGAAAAAATAA
- a CDS encoding DUF1599 domain-containing protein produces MTEKTLAQYRQIMSTCRQLFDQKNKDYGTSWRILRLPSITDQIYIKAQRIRTIQDKGNQLIEDDIASEFIGIINYALMALIQIQLRNDTRLEIPLREVADLYQKQSEITQQLLSRKNHDYGEAWRVMRISSMTDIILMKLLRIKRIEDNQGKTLVSEGIDAGYKDMINYSVFALILMMEQNQNQVNSNIKEQHSAKKLQEQ; encoded by the coding sequence TTGACTGAAAAAACATTAGCTCAATATCGCCAAATAATGTCTACGTGTAGGCAGTTATTTGACCAAAAAAATAAGGATTACGGTACTTCATGGCGCATTTTGCGTTTGCCTAGTATAACAGACCAAATCTATATTAAAGCACAGCGCATCCGAACGATTCAAGATAAAGGCAATCAACTCATAGAAGATGATATTGCTTCAGAGTTTATCGGAATTATCAATTATGCTTTGATGGCTCTCATTCAGATTCAGCTTCGCAATGATACTCGTCTAGAGATTCCATTGAGAGAAGTAGCTGATTTATATCAAAAACAATCTGAAATTACGCAACAACTTTTGAGTCGTAAAAACCACGATTATGGAGAGGCTTGGCGTGTGATGCGAATTAGCAGTATGACAGATATTATTCTGATGAAATTGCTTCGCATTAAGCGTATTGAAGACAATCAGGGCAAAACGCTAGTTTCAGAAGGCATTGATGCAGGCTATAAAGATATGATAAACTATTCTGTTTTTGCTCTTATCTTGATGATGGAACAAAATCAGAATCAAGTAAATTCGAATATCAAAGAACAACATTCTGCTAAAAAACTACAAGAACAATAG
- a CDS encoding BT_3928 family protein, whose product MKFFNQVVCFIVGALFIFSGLVKAIDPKGTAIKLGEYFEVFATDLPSMSSFFHFLNQNALYLAIIFVVSEVVLGTALLVGFKRKITVWLLFLMITFFTFLTFYSAYFNKVTDCGCFGDFLPLEPWESFTKDVVLSVLIIILLVQVKKLTNKSSFFTFVTVSSITLLTGFLTFYAVYYEPPVDFRAYAIGKNIPKQMEAPEPAQYLYLMSKDGQQYEMDSYPTDPSYKYDSMILLNPKEIEPKITDYSLWDDEGDFTKESLTEKRIFILVQNVEKGNFNEFDKIKKMIDEVTSKDATIKVAILTSDTKQAIEMLKKNQNIDFPFYYIDGTVIKTIARSNPALWMLNEGTVVGKYSPNDIPSSVEVLELFK is encoded by the coding sequence ATGAAATTTTTTAATCAAGTGGTATGCTTTATTGTAGGAGCATTATTTATTTTTTCAGGTCTCGTAAAAGCCATTGACCCCAAAGGAACAGCTATTAAGTTAGGAGAGTATTTTGAGGTTTTTGCTACAGACCTCCCCTCAATGAGTAGTTTTTTTCACTTCTTAAATCAGAATGCTCTTTATTTAGCTATAATTTTTGTGGTTTCAGAGGTAGTATTGGGAACAGCCCTCTTGGTGGGCTTTAAGCGAAAAATTACTGTTTGGTTACTTTTCCTAATGATTACCTTCTTTACCTTCCTCACATTTTATTCAGCTTACTTCAATAAGGTAACAGATTGTGGGTGTTTTGGAGATTTTCTTCCTCTTGAGCCGTGGGAATCTTTTACAAAAGATGTGGTACTTTCTGTTCTGATTATAATTTTATTGGTACAAGTAAAAAAACTAACTAATAAATCAAGTTTCTTTACTTTCGTAACGGTATCTTCAATCACTCTTTTGACAGGTTTTCTGACATTTTATGCAGTCTATTATGAACCTCCAGTAGATTTTAGAGCTTATGCTATTGGAAAAAATATTCCAAAGCAAATGGAAGCTCCAGAGCCTGCTCAATATCTCTATCTGATGAGTAAAGATGGACAACAGTATGAAATGGATTCTTATCCAACTGACCCAAGCTACAAATATGATAGTATGATTCTTTTAAATCCAAAAGAAATTGAACCTAAAATTACAGATTATAGCTTGTGGGATGATGAAGGAGACTTTACAAAAGAGTCGCTAACAGAAAAGCGTATTTTTATCTTAGTTCAGAATGTAGAAAAAGGAAACTTTAATGAGTTTGATAAGATAAAGAAAATGATAGATGAAGTAACCTCAAAAGATGCCACTATAAAAGTAGCTATTCTTACTTCTGATACGAAACAGGCGATTGAAATGCTCAAAAAAAATCAGAATATTGATTTTCCTTTTTACTATATTGATGGAACAGTTATCAAAACCATAGCACGTTCCAATCCTGCTTTGTGGATGCTCAATGAAGGTACTGTTGTTGGTAAATATTCACCTAATGACATTCCTAGTTCGGTAGAAGTTTTAGAGCTATTTAAATAA
- a CDS encoding glycosyltransferase family 2 protein, with amino-acid sequence MQPHISVVSPVYRADKIVDKLVERITIEVSKITESFEIILVEDGSPDESWEAIERNCKKDERVKGIKLSRNFGQHYAITAGLDNAKGEWVVVMDCDLQDRPEEIVNLYNKAVEGYDVVLARRFERQDTFFKRLFSNLFYKVLSYLTGIKHDASIANFGIYHKRVVDSVCLMRESIRYFPTMIKWVGYEQTSINVQHASREEGTTSYNYKRLFNLALDIILAYSDRPVRLTIKLGFIISFISFLLAVFVVIQYSLGVISVAGYASLIISIWFFSGLIMITLGVVGLYIGKTFEGVKNRPIYITQKVIN; translated from the coding sequence ATGCAACCCCATATTTCTGTAGTAAGCCCAGTTTATAGAGCTGACAAAATAGTTGATAAACTTGTTGAGCGCATTACAATAGAAGTGTCTAAGATTACAGAGAGCTTCGAAATTATTTTGGTAGAAGATGGAAGCCCAGATGAATCTTGGGAAGCTATTGAAAGAAATTGTAAAAAGGACGAACGAGTAAAAGGAATAAAATTGAGCCGTAATTTTGGGCAGCACTATGCTATTACGGCAGGTTTGGACAATGCAAAAGGAGAATGGGTAGTAGTAATGGATTGTGATTTGCAAGACCGACCTGAGGAGATTGTTAATCTATACAATAAAGCTGTAGAAGGTTATGATGTAGTTCTAGCTCGTCGTTTTGAAAGGCAAGATACATTCTTTAAAAGATTATTTTCTAACCTGTTTTATAAAGTATTGTCTTATCTTACAGGCATCAAACATGATGCTTCTATTGCTAATTTTGGAATTTATCATAAACGAGTAGTGGATAGTGTATGTTTGATGAGAGAGAGTATTCGATATTTTCCTACAATGATTAAGTGGGTAGGCTACGAGCAGACAAGTATAAATGTACAACATGCTAGTAGAGAAGAGGGTACGACAAGTTATAATTACAAAAGACTTTTTAATCTCGCACTAGATATTATCTTGGCATATTCAGACCGTCCTGTACGCTTAACAATTAAATTAGGTTTCATCATATCTTTTATATCATTTCTTCTTGCTGTATTTGTTGTAATTCAATACTCATTAGGTGTTATTTCAGTTGCAGGTTACGCTAGTCTAATTATATCTATTTGGTTTTTCTCTGGACTGATTATGATTACATTGGGTGTTGTTGGTTTGTATATTGGAAAAACATTTGAAGGGGTAAAAAATAGACCGATTTATATTACTCAAAAAGTTATAAATTAA